From the genome of Onychomys torridus chromosome 14, mOncTor1.1, whole genome shotgun sequence:
ccatgtattaaggctgggcaaggagacTCAGTAGGAGGCgtagggttccaaaagccagttcaACAGTCGGAGGCAGTTCCTGTTCCTgatgttaggagtcccataagaggaccagacttcacaactgtaacataGATGCAGAGTGCATAGGTCAGTCTcaggcaggctccctggctgtcagttcaggctctgtgaggcactaggagcccaggttagttgattgtgtgagccttcccatggtgtccttgacccctctggagTCCTGGCTTTTGGTGCTAGACTGTGTGATACTGAGTTGGAAGCCTGCCTCGGCACACCCAGCCTCCCACTTGTTTCTGACCGAGACTCAGGCCcacctgctctgctgctgtcccAAGGGTTATAGTGACAGGAGCTCAAGGATGGTTTGGTGGTGTAAAGATCCTGAACTGAagtcctgggtcctctggagtcTTGAACAACCTTCTCTGCCCTCTCTGTCCCTCGGCACTCAGGGAGAGCTAAGGTGGTCACACCAGGCAGGGGTCAACATCTTGCTATTTCATCAGTGCCCTTGGACCCACCTGTCTAAGGACACCTCAGGCATCAGCATCCCCATCTGTGCAGAAGGTCCCCTAAACCCAGCCTGCCTCCCTGCCAATTGTGTGAGGATCTGGAAGTGTGGCTGCCTGAGGCCCAGAATCCACACAACCCTGCAGGACCCAACAGTTGCTGGGGATGAGCCAGACCAAGCTCTGCCACAGTTGTGGCTGCTCCCTGTAGCATCCCTCCACGTTCCAGGCCCTCCTACTGAGAGTTACACCTCACTCAGGAGCAGAGTCTGCCCCTGCCCCAGCTCTGCCCTCCAAGAGCACACACATGGGTCTGCTCTGTGGGCCTGCATGGCTCTCAGACATGCACCAGGAGAGATCCAGGTTTGTGATGTCCTGCTGGCTCAGCCAGAAAGGTTCTGTTTCACTCACTGGTGTCAGTATTAGACTTTGTGGTCTGTTCTAAAAGAGACCCAGCTTGGCAGGCTTAGGAGACCCTGGGGTATGGTACCCTGACATGGCCCTTCTCGATGTGGCAAACTAACTCTTAATGGGCTCTGTGGTACCCAACTCCTGGTACTCATACCTCTATGCACTCTCACCTTGAGTGTGGGCCAGACTCATGTCTCTAAAAGGACACACAAGGGGATGTCATCTTGCTGCGGGATAAGGCTCTTGTAtgctgtaaagatttgtcacttgaattggtttaataaatcactgattggccagtagccaggcaggaagtataggcaggacaaccaaactgagaatgctgggaagaaggagggtggagtcaggagtcgccaaccagatgcagaggaagcaagatgagaatgtcacacTGAGAAGAGGCACCAAGCCACGTGACTAAACATagaaaagaattatgggttaattttgcTGTCCAGACACAGAAACTTCCGCCTACATCACCTCCTCAGCTGAGTGACATGAGTGTGTACCATCATCTGGCTGGGAGTCTGTTCCTTGATGGCTATGCAGGTAAGTCCATGTGACAGAGTACCCAGTGGCCTCCAGGCAACAAGCAGCTGAGGCCTGTTGTGCTCACCCACTCCCAGGTAACTGACACAGCCAGCAACCTCAGTGGTTCCTACCCTTCTATCTGGAAATAAGACATGGCCCTGCTTACATCTATGGTCGCCTTGTGGAACCCTGAACAGAGAGCACACCTAAGACAGGCAGGGACTCATGACTCTTAGAAGCTAGGGATCATAAATGTGTGCTAGACAGACACTCTCTGTAGTGCCATTGGGCACACACCAAGTTTGCCTGGTGTTTGGAAGTCAGGCCAAAGGGAGGCTAGGTACCCTGGGCAAGGATGACAATCTGACCAgctttccagaattttctgtCTCCTCAACTTAGATGACACTACCATACTGTGTAGCTACTCATGGGGACATGGAAAGAAGGCCCAACCTCTCTTCCCTGACCATTTCCCTGTACCTGTCAGCTGCCGCCCTCTGGCCCTCTCAGGGCATCCTTGGGAGTGGCCggcacccccacacccacacaccagtCTTCCAGGACAGCTCAGTCAAGCTACAAGCCATCCTGTCGGAGACAAGGAACCCTTGTCTGCAGGGGGCCGTGGGAATGTACAGCAGTAACTAGTGTTCAACAGGTCGACCCACCAGGCCCacctgatggggagccccacctgggaggccatggggtcactggctgtggaaactggttgttttctgtctgtaatttctctcATGTGCTTCCACATTTCTTCGCTAAGAACTGTATGGGTGTTCTCCCACTGCTTGTGTGTTATCTTGAGAATATACCCCATCTTTGGGCACACGTAGAGCTGTGGATGTTCTGGAAGATGATCTCTGTTTAGGCTGTAGAATTCCGATGTATAGAAACAAAACTAGAATATTTTACATGATCAGACTGACAggattctcagtcacaaagacagctttTTACCCAGACAGCTAACTTTGAACTTCAGAATAAATTCAAAGCAGACTAAGCTGCCCCTGCAGAAAATACTTAAAGACTAATTCCCAagtgttgtttattgctaaatcaaggccatGCTGTTTACATTGAGACAGAGCTCCCTGCagcagctccctttctgcacacaCCTGCTGACTCAAGGTCCAGTCacttgtttactgtctgggatccctcaccaacttagagctacgtgcgcCGGTCACTGTGACtttactagcctaagagaaactacaTGACTTATCTTGGATTATGAGAATGGGCTGGACCCTGAAAATGCAACATAACTGTCCAGAGCTTGGCTGTGAGATGGCAGCAGCGGTGTGGAgagacagctgtggagagacagctgtggagagacagctgtggagagacagcaGGGCGAAAGAGCTGCTGCCGTGAAGGAAGGGCTGTGTGAGGGAACTGTGGAAAGAGCGGCAgcgagtgtgagtgtgagtgtgtgtcagcgtgtgagtgtgtgtcagcgtgtgagtgtgtgtcagagtgtgagtgtgtgtcagagtgtgtgtgtgtgtcagagtgtgtgtgtcagagtgtgagtgtgtgtcagagtgtgtgtgtcagagtgtgagtgtgtgtcagagtgtgagtgtgtgtcagagtgtgtgtgtcagagtgtgagtgtcagagtgtgagtgtgtgtcagagtgtgagtgtgtgtcagagtgtgagtgtgtgtcagcgtgtgagtgtgtgtcagagtgtgagtgtgtgtgtcagcatgtgagtgtgtgtcagagtgtgagtgtgtgtcagagtgtgagtgtgtgtcagcgtgtgtgtgtcagagtgtgagtgtgtgtgtcagcgtgtgagtgtgtgtcagagtgtgagtgtgtgtgttagtgtgtgttagagtgtgagtgtgtgttagtgtgtgtcagagtgtgagtgtgtgttagagtgtgagtgtgtgtgtgcagaaggagcagaggcaggagagagagattttcaaAGAGAAGAGGGggctgtgtaagtgtgtgtggaaaatgtatataaagagatgttgccaggcggtggtggtggaggtggcggtggtggtggtgcacacctttagtcccagcactcgggaggcagaggcaggcagatctctctgagttcgaggccagcctgggctacagagtgagatccaggaaagcgcaaagctgcacagagaaaccctgtctcgaaaaacaaaacaaaaacaaaaaataaataaaaaataaagagatgtaactgtgtggagacagaggtaTTTTCAGAGAGGGAATTTCTCAAGTTATCACCAGAAAGCACGTGTGTTTCCTTGTTATCActcctcagatagaaaaagtctagccctcaaatagagaagattttttttccctaagccCTGGCTGCCTTCGTGGACTTTCTTGCATTACCCTGGTGGTAGTTGGGGGCCGCCCCCGCAAAGCTACCGTTACTTGTTGCCAAGAGCCTCTGTGCGTCAGGAGGGAGCTGGGTCCAGGCTCCAGTGCCCCCCGGGACAATGAATGCCAGCGGGTGTCAGTGGGCAGTGGGGTGCAGAAACCCTCTGACCTGGCTCTAGTAATATGGCTTCACCGCAGCTTGGCCTCCAGGTCAACTGCTCTCTGTTGCGGACAAGCTCGTGAGATGTGGCAGTCACTCTAAGATGCAGCTCAGCTCTGGTTTCCGGAGTCACACAATAGAGATGGAGACTGAGGTGCGGGGGGAGGGAGCAAGCAGCGGCATACATGACGACACCAGAGCTAAAGACCTCTGCACACTGGACCACTGGGTGCATCATTCCCTTTATTGCTCAGCAGGAGGTGACTGAATGGGACCGTCTGTATGGGCTGCAGTCAGTTCATGAGGTGCTCAGGAGCCAGAGCAAAGGGCTTGTACACACCTGGGAAAACAGTTGACACCAGCAGACAGGTAGACAAAGAGACACACACCAATAGACACTAACAGCAAACCCGTGTCTGTAACCCACCACCGGCCAGACCCTTCTGCTACACATACTAGCCTAAAAGAAACTACATGACTTATCTTGTGTGATGAGAATGCGTAGGGCGCTGAAAATGTAACATAACTGTCCAGACTTTGGCTGTGAGGCAGCAGGGCGGAGTGGAGAGAGACGGCTGGGTGAACATCATCATAGTCAACGTCCCAAAGGTTGCCATTAGTGAAATAGTCACCAAAGGAGGAAGTTCATGAGCGAGAAGGAAAGGCGCTTTCCCAGGACACACCATATTCTGCCTGACAGGAAAATAGAACTCACCGGGAAACAGCAACAGTGGAGCAGAGATTACACCAAAGCTCCTTCAACTCACAGATGTGGGAACATCCGAGGCAATGCTCATCTCCTGGCATCGGGTGGCCTCTTGAGACTCACCCCATAAGGCCAGCGGAGTTTTCCAGCAGTAACTTGCTGCCTTCATTGCTCCCAAGGCTTGGAAGCAACTAGCATTATTTCGGTTTCATATAGGAGGGCTGTGTGGTGTGACCGACGCACTATTCATTTCTGCGCTGGTTTCAAGTCTGTGGATCAAGGTGGACAACATGTACTCTAGGGGAGGGTGCTTTCGTGGTACCCAGCCCCTGGCTTTTAGCTCAGCTTGTCACTTGCACTGACTCTGACTTCTGGCCCTCATTTGGCCACAGGCCTGGGTGCAGATTTGTCACCGGTGTCTTTAGTCTGTTCCAACAGTACTagttctgttcttgcagaggatgccACCGTCGCTTTGGAACCGGGCCTGGCATTTGTCAcctctgtctcagcttccccctcctcctcctcgggaGAGAAGCTTTCTCGAGCATCAAAAAAGGTGATAGTTTCTTCCTGGGGTCTCTGCTCTGCCTGCCCTTCCTCATCTTCAGCACTTCTGCTCTTCTTGGTAGGCGAAGAGGAGAACCCTAACTTGGGAAACCGGAACCAGCCTGCCTTCTCCTGTTTCCTGGGCAGTTCAGGGTCCAGCCGAGCTGCAGGCTGCACGTGGACTGGAGCCGGTCTTTGGGCGGTGTCTCTGGAATCATCAGCCGTCTCTTCCACAGAGGAGAAGCCAATGCTTGGAAGCCAGGACCACAACAGGCTGGCCTTTTTACCTTCTGATTTCTGTTTTGTAGCCATCTCAGGGGTCTTTACCTCCTGGCTGTCCTCGGGAAATTCAAGAATCTCGGCTGGCTCCTCATCAGAGGTGCTGTCCGTAGACTGGGGCCCAGGAGGCCCCTCAGATGAtatcggtggtggtggtggtgggggcggcGGCATGCCAACACTGGAAGAGATCATTTCAAATGGTTCGCCGGCATCAGGTGGGATATCGCCAACAGCGGGCAAGGGAGCTCCACCCATGCCCTGTTGCACCTGGGAGTCGGGAGCCACAGTATACACACTAGCCTGCAGGGGGGGTTCTGGGATTTTCACTTTCAGCAAAGAAAACCCATAAGAAGGATTCTGAACTGTAGAAGCAGGAATCTCTGACTCCCGCACAATCTGAGTGGAAAAGGCTCCGTGTGCTGAGGAATCCGAACCCTCTCGTTCCACCCTGCTGCAGATCATGACTTCTTGACTCTCACCTTGAGACCCCTGAATGTGCACTCTGACCTTAGAAATTGGGGATGCTTCCAAGGACTGCTCAAGGCTTGCTGGTGGCGCTCTGGGATCCTCAGCTCCTGTTTTTAGAATGCTGGCTCCCCAGAGCCCAGGGCTGTCTTTACGCATGCCAGTGCTGGCCTCTGTAGATTGCACCTCCCTCACCACAGGGAAGAATACATCAGCCTCAGAGCTGGAGGCTTGGAAGGAGAACTTGGGCACCTTTAGTTTGGGGAATGTTACAGTCAACACAGAATCCTCCCAAAGCTGACTTGTGCTCACCACAGAGACCTGGGATGGCATCTCAGTGAGGGAAGCCTTCAGCCTCAGAGGCCCTTGCGGCTGGGAAGACCAACTTCCTGTTCTAGCCTCCACCTCAGCAAGAATGTTTCCTCCTATTCCTTCTGGAGGAAGCTGGGGTTCTGAGACTCTCACACCAGACATCTCAAGGGAGAAGGAGTCCTTAGCTGGATGGGTCCCTAACTCAGGGGTGGACAGATGTGTCTCAGACATCCCAGCAATGGAGCTCTGCAGCCTAGAGCCTGTTCCATGGAGATCACGTTTTACAACATCTGCATACGTCAGGCTTTCTGGGGTCTTCACACTGGTCCCTTCCTCTGGGGACTCCAGGGAGACATGTGCCCCTACCTTCGGCTCAGGCACATGGGGCAGCTGCACAGTGGCTGCTGCTACTTCTGTCTCTAAGGGTACACTGACAGCAGGAGTCTGTGTCTGAGTAGCTTCCtgttctccagccccatcttgcTCCTTGGATGAAGAGCGCCTAAAAACAGGAACTCGGAACTTAGGCATTTTGAACCAGCGTTCATGCGAGCCTGTTGACATCTCTTTTGCTGTGGGATCCATCTCAGGGCTTTCCATGGTGGAGGCAATATCTCTTTGTCTACAGGATGGCTGCAGATCTCCAGTTATAGATGCTGTCAGTCCCCCAAGGGGCTCACTTGCAGACACACCCACAAACAGATGACTCTTGCTGTCACCTCTGACATCCAGGTCATCTTTGGGAAGTGGAAGATCAGCTTTGGGCCCAGTCACCCCTGCTGTCATGGAGGGGGATATGACACAGGGCTCTGTAGTGACATCTGATGAATGAGTGCTCCCAACATGCATATCAGTGACAGTGGTTTCTATGACTACCAAGTCAACACCAGCTGTAGTACCAGGAAGTGAAGGCTTCACATCTCCCTGGAGCATGGCAGCCCGACCCTTAGAACCCTTTATCTTGGGGAGTGCAAGCCGTGGCAAGGAAAAGCTCAGCTTCCGGgttcttcccttctctgtttccttctccatAGATGCATGCTGCTGTGACTCCACTGGGGAAGCACATGTCCCAATTTGAGTGTCCGTTTCAATCATGGAGAAGCCTAAACCAGTGATGGGGTCCACCTGAAGAGACTCAGAATCACTTGCAGACCCTCCTTCCTTTTTGGGAGACCAGTGGAATGGAGGGATCTTGATGCGTGGCAATTTGAAGgaacttccctttccttcctgatCAGATGCTTCAACGGGAGAAGTCAATGCAGGCTCTATCGAGGATTCCTCCACAACAGGAGAAACAGGTGGTTCTGAAGACAGAACAAGGGGGGCGCAAGACTCTGACATTGCAGAAGGACTAAGAGAAGAGTGAATGCCACTCTCAGACACAGGACAACCATATTCTGCGGACGATGGGGGAATGGAAATGACAAACTTAGGTTTATGGAACTTAGGAAACAAAAGTTGAGCTTTAAAAGAGGTGACTGGAGTATCAAAAGAGTCATGTGACCCCAAAAAGGTACTTGAAGAGCAAACAGGAGAAATGATATTAGGAAGGGAAACCTCAACGTCAGGGCCGCTCAGCTCCACCTTGGGGCCCTTCACGTCCACCTTGGGGCCCTTCAGGTCCACGTGGGCGCCCTTCAGGTCCACCTTGGGCATCTTGAGGCTGGGCATCTGCACCTTGGGCAGGTGGCCCTTCAGGCCGGccccagcagcagcctgggctggcAGCTCTCCCTCGGGCAGCTGGCCCTCGGGCAGCTTCACGGCCACCTGGCCGGCCTTGACCTCCAGGTCGGCGGAGGGCAGCTGAATGCTGAGGTCAGGGGTCTTGAGGTCGCCCTGCACGGAGGGCAGGCCCACGTCCGCCTCCACCTTGGGGGCCGCCACCTCCAGCGAGGCCTCCAGGGACGGCTTGCCAGGCGCGGACACGCCGAACCAGGGCATCTTGAACTTGGGCATCTTGAACTTGCTGTCTTTGGCGGCCTCGTCCTTGTCGGCCAGGGCCAGGTCCCCCTCCAGCTTGGCACCCGGGGCCTGGATGTCCACCTCCACGCCGGGCAGGGCCACGTCCACTTCGGGGCCGCTCAGCTCTCCCTTGGGGCCCTTCACGTCCACCTTGGGGCCCTTCAGGTCCACGTGGGGGCCCTTCAGGTCCACCTTGGGCATCTTGAGGCTGGGCATCTGCACCTTGGGCAGGTGGCCCTTCAGGCCGGccccagcagcagcctgggcgGGCAGCTCTCCCTCGGGCAGCTGGCCCTCGGGCAGCTTCACGCCCACCTGGCCGGCCTTGACCTCCAGGTCGGCGGAGGGCAGCTGAATGCTGAGGTCAGGGGTCTTGAGGTCGCCCTGCACGGAGGGCAGGCCCACGTCCGCCTCCACCTTGGGCGCCGCCACCTCCAGCGAGGCCTCCAGGGACGGCTTGCCAGGCGCGGACACGCCGAACGAGGGCATCTTGAACTTGGGCATCTTGAACTTGCTGTCTTTGGCGGCCACGTCCTTGTCGGCCAGGGCCAGGTCCCCATCCAGCTTGGCACCCGGGGCCAGGATGTCCACCTCCACGCCGGGCAGGGCCACGTCCACTTCGGGGCCGCTCAGCTCTCCCTTGGGGCCCTTCACGTCCACCTTGGGGCCCTTCAGGTCCACGTGGGGGCCCTTCAGGTCCACCTTGGGCATCTTGAGGCTGGGCATCTGCACCTTGGGCAGGTGGCCCTTCAGGCCGGccccagcagcagcctgggcgGGCAGCTCTCCCTCGGGCAGCTGGCCCTCGGGCAGCTTCACGCCCACCTGGCCAGCCTTGACCTCCAGGTCGGCGGAGGGCAGCTGAATGCTGAGGTCAGGGGTCTTGAGGTCGCCCTGCACGGAGGGCAGACCCACGTCCGCCTCCACCTTGGGCGCCGCCACCTCCAGCGAGGCCTCCAGGGACGGCTTGCCAGGCGCGGACACGCTGAACGAGGGCATCTTGAACTTGGGCATCTTGAATCTTAATTCCGTTTGGGGGTACTCTcgttccttccttttttgttcttcTTCTATTGTCCCTGTTCTCACTctatcttctgttttctctcgTGTCTCTATGTCCTTTACATtgttcctctgttttctttctttggactCATTTGGTGTTTCTTCCTCCATTgtttcataatccaatgtcttttcttcctgtctttttttcatGGTTGTTACTTCCTTTGTTGGAGACCATCCGAAGGACGGTGTCCTGAATTTGGGCATCTTCATCTTTATTTGTTGCGTCTGTGTTACCTGTTCagtgtcttctctcttctcttcttttcggCCACTTTCTCTCCCATCGTCCCTTCCTGTTTCTGTATAGTTTATTGTTCCTCCCTGTGAAGCTGCTTCTCCCTGCATCGTTTTCTGGTCCCTGTCCCCTGATTCTCCATGTACCCCCTCTCCTAGGACAACCTCTGACGTGtatctttttgtctctttctttttttgggaaaACCCAGCTTCCTGGGTTTTCCCGTGACATTGTGAAACCTGTGAGCTGCCTTGGTCAGGTTTGTCTTGCAGAGACAATCTTGCAATTCCAATTTCCAGGCTCTCTACCTCCTCCCATTGGTCATCCCAGCTCCTTCCTGGGGCTGGCTCATCTCTATGCTGGCCAAGTGTCTTCTCCTTGTCTTGTTTTGCCAACTGCTTCTTCTTTCTGTGATGTGTGTCTGTTTTCACTTCTCCAGGGCCTTCTTTGTCCAAGTTGGGGTGACTGGACTTTGTAGGCTTCTGCATAGTTAGGGCAGACATGAATCTGGGTGTCTGTGCCTTGTCCTCCTGTGGTTTGGACTCTTGCAGCCCTCCAGCACgatcctgcctgtcctggagctctctgtccACTTGCTCAGTTGTATTGGGGCCTTCTCCTGAGCTCATCCCAAATCTCAGGTTCAGGAACCTTCTCCTTCGTCTTCCTGACCCTGACTTCTGCTCTCGGTTGTCACCTGTCAGCTGggcctctgtgtctgtgcttGTGGGGGACACATCATGTGTGTCCCTGTGCTCTGAGGCTTCTGAGGAACTGTGTGAGCGTCGGGGGCATGTCCCCCGCTTGCTCCTTAAGGCTTGAAATTTTGGCCAGGAGCGTCTGTCCTGGGGCCGCCTCTGGCGACCGTCCCTGGACTTAGAAATCAGCCGTTCTCGGTCTCCATCTGTCTCTAACGTCTTTGTCGGGGTCTCCATGTATCTGTCAGCACTGGCCTTGTCCTGGAACAGGAAAAGAAGCTGTTTGTTTTGGGTGCAATAGCCTGTACCGTAGACACTGTTCCCAGGAAGGGGTCTCTAGTGCAGCTGAGGCTACCTTAGATCTCACTGGGCAGAACCTTACCTGTTTTTCCTGGCCTTTCAAACATTGCTGAGATTGCTGAATGGCTGACTCCTCTCCCTTGCTGGCAGAGAGTTTCCGTTTGATTCTGAACTGAACTTTGTATGGTTCTGAGTACTGAAGGATTTTAAGAGCATCTTCATATTTCATGTGGTCGAAGAATATGGTTGCACTGAGAAGTTGATCCcctagaggaagaagaaaccagGTTCAGTGCCCCTGTCCCCACCAGAATAGATGTGGTCTGGGGGCTGCATTGGCAAGGGGAAGCCCTTCAGCCTGTGTCCAGCTCCCCAGTGGCACCTCAAACAACATGCAGAAAATCAGGGCACAGTGGGCAGTCCCAGCCTGGAGTGGCTGAGCAAAGCCCTTGGGGCCATCCCGAGCCTTAGGTGAGGCCCAACCTCTCAGGTTTCACCATTTCCCTCTCATCCTGG
Proteins encoded in this window:
- the LOC118595305 gene encoding protein AHNAK2-like encodes the protein MCDCFHVVLPTWPGAPGSVSGRQLQNQEPGVGTEEDYSVTEGPVGEIIRPRPQGSSPVYEYTAEGAGFGAQENNQGRHSSSGRRRSWWKRDSGESTAFSSMSHPESTREAAEVTLKTDVESGASGYTVTGGGDQGIFVKQVLKDSSAARLFSLREGDQLLSATIFFDHMKYEDALKILQYSEPYKVQFRIKRKLSASKGEESAIQQSQQCLKGQEKQDKASADRYMETPTKTLETDGDRERLISKSRDGRQRRPQDRRSWPKFQALRSKRGTCPRRSHSSSEASEHRDTHDVSPTSTDTEAQLTGDNREQKSGSGRRRRRFLNLRFGMSSGEGPNTTEQVDRELQDRQDRAGGLQESKPQEDKAQTPRFMSALTMQKPTKSSHPNLDKEGPGEVKTDTHHRKKKQLAKQDKEKTLGQHRDEPAPGRSWDDQWEEVESLEIGIARLSLQDKPDQGSSQVSQCHGKTQEAGFSQKKKETKRYTSEVVLGEGVHGESGDRDQKTMQGEAASQGGTINYTETGRDDGRESGRKEEKREDTEQVTQTQQIKMKMPKFRTPSFGWSPTKEVTTMKKRQEEKTLDYETMEEETPNESKERKQRNNVKDIETREKTEDRVRTGTIEEEQKRKEREYPQTELRFKMPKFKMPSFSVSAPGKPSLEASLEVAAPKVEADVGLPSVQGDLKTPDLSIQLPSADLEVKAGQVGVKLPEGQLPEGELPAQAAAGAGLKGHLPKVQMPSLKMPKVDLKGPHVDLKGPKVDVKGPKGELSGPEVDVALPGVEVDILAPGAKLDGDLALADKDVAAKDSKFKMPKFKMPSFGVSAPGKPSLEASLEVAAPKVEADVGLPSVQGDLKTPDLSIQLPSADLEVKAGQVGVKLPEGQLPEGELPAQAAAGAGLKGHLPKVQMPSLKMPKVDLKGPHVDLKGPKVDVKGPKGELSGPEVDVALPGVEVDIQAPGAKLEGDLALADKDEAAKDSKFKMPKFKMPWFGVSAPGKPSLEASLEVAAPKVEADVGLPSVQGDLKTPDLSIQLPSADLEVKAGQVAVKLPEGQLPEGELPAQAAAGAGLKGHLPKVQMPSLKMPKVDLKGAHVDLKGPKVDVKGPKVELSGPDVEVSLPNIISPVCSSSTFLGSHDSFDTPVTSFKAQLLFPKFHKPKFVISIPPSSAEYGCPVSESGIHSSLSPSAMSESCAPLVLSSEPPVSPVVEESSIEPALTSPVEASDQEGKGSSFKLPRIKIPPFHWSPKKEGGSASDSESLQVDPITGLGFSMIETDTQIGTCASPVESQQHASMEKETEKGRTRKLSFSLPRLALPKIKGSKGRAAMLQGDVKPSLPGTTAGVDLVVIETTVTDMHVGSTHSSDVTTEPCVISPSMTAGVTGPKADLPLPKDDLDVRGDSKSHLFVGVSASEPLGGLTASITGDLQPSCRQRDIASTMESPEMDPTAKEMSTGSHERWFKMPKFRVPVFRRSSSKEQDGAGEQEATQTQTPAVSVPLETEVAAATVQLPHVPEPKVGAHVSLESPEEGTSVKTPESLTYADVVKRDLHGTGSRLQSSIAGMSETHLSTPELGTHPAKDSFSLEMSGVRVSEPQLPPEGIGGNILAEVEARTGSWSSQPQGPLRLKASLTEMPSQVSVVSTSQLWEDSVLTVTFPKLKVPKFSFQASSSEADVFFPVVREVQSTEASTGMRKDSPGLWGASILKTGAEDPRAPPASLEQSLEASPISKVRVHIQGSQGESQEVMICSRVEREGSDSSAHGAFSTQIVRESEIPASTVQNPSYGFSLLKVKIPEPPLQASVYTVAPDSQVQQGMGGAPLPAVGDIPPDAGEPFEMISSSVGMPPPPPPPPPISSEGPPGPQSTDSTSDEEPAEILEFPEDSQEVKTPEMATKQKSEGKKASLLWSWLPSIGFSSVEETADDSRDTAQRPAPVHVQPAARLDPELPRKQEKAGWFRFPKLGFSSSPTKKSRSAEDEEGQAEQRPQEETITFFDARESFSPEEEEGEAETEVTNARPGSKATVASSARTELVLLEQTKDTGDKSAPRPVAK